Proteins from a single region of Neodiprion virginianus isolate iyNeoVirg1 chromosome 4, iyNeoVirg1.1, whole genome shotgun sequence:
- the LOC124304158 gene encoding esterase E4-like has product MFVCKIGSRSCCYIAAACLLVALLLIAFLTIFGVIPIKNGDIPAGEDWMRPETTIPQGRLRGINMATHLGRRFSAFIGVPFAEPPIGDLRFKQAVPAGPWNGTLDTGRMPNACIQNEKKLMGDEDCLYLNVYTPQLPSSQNATLLPVMVFIYGGQFRFGTSTPDRWSPEFLLNKDVVLVVPNYRFGILGFLSTGDEVSPGNNLLKDIAEALRWTQRNIKYFGGDPNQVTIFGGSSGAASVRLLTLSPLTKGLFHQYMTHSIPELSPSVPEPYSVAARRATKLGEYLGCPTNTSTTLVNCLRTFNGSYLYETDMVLKGMGTARSTVWYPVVEPDVEGALFTDTPANIIANGEQHDLPWVALVTKEEGILVTAVYYDRPDLFQQVLDNIDSHLISFLRHDVWSADVDAQTAALKSRYLNDLTADRKLLLHNLTDIITDYEFTYHIYNEVKQHANNSAYKSPAYLCSFDYRGTFSYSYKFSDGNTENWGAAHGDELIYLLPGPREMFAPPGYEFSETDMKVTDAMVELWTSFAINGLPNTAALNDNAIWEPFSSDEKYLQIGNDSDPGIQVKSGFHEERMQFWESFFAAKK; this is encoded by the exons ATGTTTGTATGTAAAATTGGCTCGCGCTCGTGCTGTTATATAGCAGCCGCGTGTCTGCTGGTGGCTCTTTTGCTAATCGCTTTCCTGACAATCTTTGGTGTTATTCCAATTAAAAATGGGGACATTCCCGCTGGCGAGGATTGGATGCGTCCGGAAACGACGATACCTCAAGGAAGACTCAGAGGTATAAATATGGCCACACACCTTGGCAGAAGATTCTCTGCCTTCATTGGAGTTCCGTTTGCCGAGCCACCGATTGGAGATCTTAG GTTTAAACAAGCTGTACCAGCGGGTCCTTGGAACGGGACTCTAGATACCGGCCGCATGCCTAACGCATGTATCCAGAACGAGAAAAAGCTCATGGGCGATGAGGACTGCCTCTATCTTAATGTCTATACGCCGCAG CTTCCTAGTAGCCAAAATGCTACGTTACTGCCAGTGATGGTCTTCATCTATGGTGGACAATTCAGGTTTGGAACGAGCACTCCTGACCGATGGAGTCCAGAATTTCTTCTTAATAAGGACGTGGTTCTCGTAGTTCCGAACTATCGTTTCGGAATACTCGGATTTTTGAGTACCGGCGACGAAGTATCGcctggaaataatttattaaaagaTATAGCTGAGGCTTTGAGATGGACCCAACGAAATATCAAGTATTTCGGTGGTGATCCAAATCAAGTAACTATCTTCGGTGGAAGTTCAGGCGCTGCCAGCGTTCGCCTTTTAACCTTATCTCCTTTAACAAAAG GACTCTTTCACCAATACATGACACACAGTATACCGGAACTTTCACCCTCTGTTCCTGAACCGTATTCGGTGGCCGCCAGGCGAGCCACGAAGTTGGGCGAATACCTTGGTTGTCCAACCAACACGTCAACCACCCTTGTTAACTGTCTGAGGACTTTCAATGGGTCATACTTGTACGAAACAGACATGGTGTTGAAAGGAATGGGGACGGCCAGGTCTACTGTTTGGTATCCTGTAGTCGAACCTGACGTAGAAGGTGCACTTTTTACGGATACTCCAGCGAATATCATTGCCAATGGAGAACAGCATGATTTGCCGTGGGTGGCCCTTGTAACTAAGGAAGAAGGAATTCTTGTAACTGCAG TGTACTATGATAGGCCAGACTTGTTCCAGCAAGTTTTAGACAACATTGACTCTCACCTAATCAGCTTCTTGAGACACGACGTTTGGTCAGCCGATGTCGATGCCCAAACTGCTGCTCTGAAGTCTCGTTACTTGAACGATCTAACTGCCGACAGAAAATTG CTACTGCACAATTTGACTGACATCATAACCGATTACGAGTTCACCTACCATATTTACAACGAGGTCAAACAACATGCAAACAACTCTGCTTACAAGAGTCCCGCATACCTTTGCAGTTTTGACTACCGAGGCACTTTCAGCTATAGCTATAAGTTTAGTGATGGTAACACGGAGAATTGGGGCGCGGCGCACGGAGACGAGCTGATTTACCTCCTTCCTGGACCAAGGGAAATGTTTGCGCCACCAGGCTATGAATTTAGTGAGACTGACATGAAAGTGACCGACGCTATGGTGGAGCTATGGACATCGTTTGCTATCAATGG GTTGCCGAATACTGCAGCTCTCAATGACAACGCGATTTGGGAACCATTCTCATCAGACGAAAAATATCTTCAGATCGGTAATGACAGCGATCCTGGAATTCAGGTTAAAAGTGGTTTTCACGAAGAGCGAATGCAGTTTTGGGAAAGTTTCTTTGCTGCTAAAAAGTAG